In the genome of Bremerella sp. P1, the window CCAGTTTGAACCTGATCGAACTCGAACTGCACGTCAGTCGCGAATGCCTCAAGCCGGTCGAAGACTGGAAATTCAAACCTCTGAAAGATCAGGCCAAGCGACTGATCGTCGAAGGGGAAACGCCGCTGGAGCGGGGTAAGGCCCGGTTGCTACTGGAGAAGATCGACCAATTCAACGATCTTTACGAACGCAAGCTGGCTGCAAAGGAGGCGATGACCAATTCATCGATTCCGCTGAAAACCCCACTGGCTAGTGACGAAGAACTCGGAGAAGTCGAGCCGTCAAACGATCCGGCCGCTTCGTTCAAAAAGGATGGCTTCGACCCACGTTACGACGGCAAAGGGTGGCTGATGCCGGTCATCACGCGGGCCTCTTCGACCCGAAATCCCAATCAATACACGCCTCCGTTCGCCTTGACCGACTCTCAGGGGAATGTCTTGCAATTCGTCAGTCCCTCGCCGGGGCTGAACTTGCGGCGATATGCCCGGATGCAGGTCGGCATTTACGGACAAATTTCTCCGCTGGATCAATACACCAAGCAGCATCTGACCGCGCACCGGATTGTGGTGCTATCACGGCACGAAAAGAAGTAGCTTTGCGGTGAGTGTCATGGCCCAAATGGGCGAATCATGGTCAAATAGTGGGAATTGACAGGCGATTTGGTTCCGGCCTGTCTGTTTGACGAATTCTCACTGAAAGCCAGTATGAGCGAAGACGGTTCCCCCAGCGCCACTCTTGAAGATGCCCTGCAAAAGTATGGGGCTCCTCTGCCTGCGGAAATCCGCGATCAACTTCAGCGGTACGTCGATGTGCTGTGGGAGATCAACAAGTCGCTGAATCTGACTCGGCATACCGACTACGACAAGTTCGTTGCCCGCGATTTGATCGACAGCTTAGCATTGGCCGGCCAATTGAAGCCCAACGAAGAGATCCTCGACATGGGCAGTGGCGGGGGCGTTCCGGGCATCGTGATCGCGATCCTGCGGCCAGACGTTCGTGTCACACTGTGTGATTCGGTGGGCAAGAAAGCGCACGCGATGCAGGCCATCGTTGAGCAGCTCGATCTCGAGGTTCCCGTTTACCACAATCGAGCGGAAGAGATCCTCGAAGACCTCAGCTTCGATGCGGTCGTATGCCGTGCGGTTGCGCCGATGAAGAAGCTGCTGACGTGGCTCGATGGGCATTGGCTAGCTGCTGGCCGGCTGCTGACGATCAAAGGTGGCCGCTGGCTCGAAGAAGTGAAAGAAGCCCGTCATCATGGCGTGACTAAGGGGGTTGAGATCCGCAACGCCCACGAATACGAGACGCCCGGCAATGATCACCCAAGCGTGATCGTAAAAGTTTGGCCGAAAGGTCGCAAAGAGCCTTAAGCCAGTTCAACTTACGGCCGATTAGTGTCGTTGTTGATATTAGTTACGACCCGTATAATCAGACGATTCTCTCCTGGCTTACCCAGGCAGTAGAGAGAGACCGACCCCAGCGGTAGTTGGCCCGATGCAAAATGGCCAAGCTACCTAACTTCAACCCACAGCGATTGATTGATGTCCAGTTATCAGATTACGCATCTCAAACAACTGGAAGCAGAAAGCATCCACATCATCCGCGAGGTCGCGGCTGAGTTTGAGAACCCGGTGATGTTGTATTCCGTCGGAAAAGACTCTTCCGTCATGGTTCAACTGGCCCTGAAGGCCTTCTATCCGGCCAAGCCCCCGTTTCCTTTGATGCATGTCGACACGACGTGGAAGTTCAAGGAAATGATTCAGTTCCGCGAAGATTATGCTCGCAACGAACTGGGGCTCGATTTGATCGTGCATATCAACGAAGAAGGCAAAAAGGTCGGAATCGATCCGTTCGAGGACAGTGTCCGCCATACCGACTTGATGAAGACGGTCTCGCTGAAGCAGGCACTCGACAAGTACAAGTTCGACGCCGCGTTTGGTGGCGCCCGTCGCGACGAAGAGAAGTCGCGAGCCAAAGAACGTGTCTTCTCGTTCCGTGATAAGAACCACCGCTGGGATCCGAAGAATCAGCGTCCCGAACTGTGGAACCTGTACAACACCAAGGTGAACAAAGGGGAAAGCATTCGCGTGTTCCCCCTTTCCAACTGGACGGAACTCGACGTCTGGCAATACATCCACCTGGAAAAGATTCCGATCGTGCCGTTGTATTACTCGGCCAAGCGCCCCGTCGTATGGCGAAACGATATGTGGATCATGGTCGACGACGACCGCATCAACCTTCAGCCCGGCGAGAAGGTGGAAGAGAAGATGGTTCGCTTCCGTACGCTTGGCTGCTATCCGCTGACTGGTGCGGTGGAATCGGAAGCCGATACGCTTCCCGAAATCATTCAGGAAATGCTTCTGACGACCACCTCCGAACGCCAAGGCCGCGCGATCGACAAGGATCAGGGCGCCTCGATGCAGAAGAAGAAGGAAGAGGGTTACTTCTAACGCTCGAGGCGAGTGTTCAGTTTTCAGTTTTCAGTTTTCAGCAAAGAGAAGAAGACTGAATCGCAGCGAAAGCTGAACCATGAATCCTACTGAAAACTGAACACTGATAACTGAAAACTAGACTTATGTCTCACAAATCTGACCTGATCGCGACCGACATTAATGCTTATCTCGCTCAGCACGAGAAGAAGGAACTGCTGCGATTTTTGACATGCGGTAGTGTCGACGACGGGAAGAGTACGCTGCTGGGCAAGCTGCTTATCGAATCGAAAGCGGCTTACGAAGATCAGTTGGCGGCCATCGAAAAGGAATCGGCCACGCATGGTACGGTCGGTGGCGAGATCGACCCGGCACTTTTGACCGACGGTTTGAAAGAAGAACGCGAGCAGGGGATCACGATCGACGTGGCCTATCGTTACTTCTCGACCGCTAAACGAAAGTTCATCGTTGCCGATACGCCAGGTCACGAGCAATATACCCGCAACATGGCCACCGGTGCTTCAACCGCCGACCTGGCCATCATTCTGATCGATGCTCGCCAAGGCGTGCTGACTCAAACCAAGCGGCATAGCTTCATCACTTCGCTGCTGGGTATTCGCCATATCGTGGTGGCGATCAACAAGATGGACCTGGTCGATTACAGCCAGGAAGTGTTCGAGAAGATCAAGCAAGATTACATCGACTTCGCTGCTAAGATGTCGGCCGACGATGTCCACTTCATTCCGCTCTCGGCCCTCAAGGGGGACAACCTGGTTGAGAAGAGCGAGAAGATGCCGTGGTACGAAGGCGCCACGCTGATGCACATGCTCGAGAACCTGTACATCGGTTCCGACCGCAACCTGCAAGACTTCCGCTTTCCAGTGCAGTTGGTCAACCGACCTGACCTCAACTTCCGTGGTTTCTGCGGGACGGTCGCGTCCGGTACGATTCGCCCAGGCGAAGAGGTCATGGTCCTGCCGTCGAAGAAGACGAGCAAGGTGAAACGCATTGTCACAATGGATGGCGATGTCGAAGAAGCCTATCCGCCGATGTCGGTCACCTTGACCTTCGAGGATGAAATCGACTGTAGCCGCGGTGACATCATCGTGCGTCCTGGCAACCGCCCGAAAGTCGACGACAAGTTCGACGCGATGGTGGTTTGGATGGCGGACGAGCCGCTGGTGCCGGGTAAGCAGTACTTCGTTAAACACACGACGAAGATGATGACCGGTACCGTCTCGCGGGTTCGTTACAACGTCGACGTGAATACGCTTCATCGCGAAGACACGCCGGCCCTGAAGCTCAACGAAATCGGTCGGTGCAGTATCAAGCTGAATCAACCGGTCTCGTACGACCCGTACGCAAAGAACAAGACGACCGGTGCGTTCATTCTGATCGACTATATGAGCAACCGCACCGTGGGTGCCGGGATGATCATCGATCGCGATGCCACCGATACGGACGAACTGTGGGACGTGGAAGGGGACGAGACCCTGCAGAGCACCAAGGGGAACGTTTCCGCCGACGAACGAGCAGCTCGCTTTGGTCAGAAGCCAGCGACCTTGCTGCTCACCGGTTTGACTGGTGCCGGCAAAACCACGATTGCCTATGCTTTGGAACGTCGACTGTTCGACGAAGGGAAGACGAGCGTCGTTCTCGATGGCCAGAACCTCCGTCGCGGTATCAGCAAGGATCTGGGCTACACCGCCGAGCAGCGTAGCGAAAATCTGCGTCGCGGTAGCGAGATTGCCCGGATGCTTAACGACTCTGGCATGCTTTGTATTGCGGCCTTCCTGGCGCCCAATGCCGAAGTTCGCCAGCGAGCCAGCGAAGTGGTTGGTTCCGATCGTTTCCTGACGGTCTATCTCTCGGCTCCGATCGAAGTTTGCCGCGAACGAGAAGACTCGGGCATGTACGCCAAAGCGGACAGTGGCGAGATCGCCAACTTCCCAGGCGTCAGCTACGAGTATGAAGCTCCTGAAAATGCCGACCTGGTTCTCCCCACGCACGAGCTAAGCGTGGACGAGTGCGTCGACAAGATTTACGAGATGCTGCAAACCCGCGGCATGATCGATTAAGGTCGCGGTGCGTGGTGCCTCAGATTGTCGCCTTGGGGCGAACCGTCTAAAATTCCGGTGCCTTGAATTCTCCGGAGCCGACCCCCATGCCCAGTTTGACGATTGAGAACTACGTAAAAGCGATCTATCAGATTGCGCTTCAGGCACCGGAAAAGGCGGCCTCGACCGGTGAAATCGCGATTGCCCTGGAAGTCTCGCCGGGGACGGTCACTAGCATGCTGAAGACCCTCAGCGAGACCGGTCTGGCCTCGTACACCAAGTACGAAGGGGTTCGTCTGACCGAGAGTGGCCGCAAGCTGGCGTTGCGTGTGCTGCGTCGCCACCGATTGATCGAGCTGTTTCTGGTGCACACCCTCGACCTGGCGTGGGACGAAGTCCACGAAGAGGCTGAGAACATGGAGCATGCCGTCAGCGATTTCCTGGTCGATCGGATCGATCAGTTTCTGGGGTATCCTTCGTCCGACCCGCATGGCGATCCCATTCCGACGGCCGACGGAAAGATTCGCACCGAACAAGGCGTCAAGCTCACCCAGTGGGAGCCTGGCAAGCCGTTTCGCCTGGTACGCGTGATGGACCAAAGCTCGGACTTCCTGCGTTACCTCAGCGAAGAGTCGCTCCAGCCAGGCTGCGAAGCGAAGCTGATCAGCAGCCGAGTGGAAGCGGGCATCGTCACCATCGAAATCGAGGGCCGCACCACGGCGCTGGGATTGGAAGCGGCCGAAAAGCTGATGGTCGCCGCCGTCAGTTAAACCCCTGGTGTGCTCGGCGGCGGAGTCATTGCCGGCTGATGGCCTAGCGAGCGACGGACCATGGTGAGCTGCCCACTGTGCAGGCCTTCGTGCCAGATGGCGGTCTCGAACACTTGCCCGTAGTCTGCCAGGAAGTCAGGCGTACCGTCCGGTGTTTTCGTCGCCAGGTCATCGTCGCTCAGTGATCCCAGTATCTTGAGAAGTACCTGGCGTCGCTCGTCCATGTACCCTCGGACTTCTTCGATCGGCGGGTAATCTTCCAGCTTGGGGGATGGGGTCGAGCCCAAACCGAACATCTCTTGATAATTCTCTTTTGTCTCCGCTTTCTCTGGGGCTAATAGCGAAATGAAAAAGTTGTCGGTCGTGGCCATGTGACCAATAAACCACAGGGCATGGTTGCTCTGATTGCAGACCTGCGCCACCCAATCCTCCGGCTTTTGGAAGTCTCCCAGGATTCTTGTCGTGAAGCCGCGGGCCGACTCAAGTTGATGTTGTAGACGCTCGATCATGGACATGGTGTCTCTCCTGGGATGGGACTAGCTAGGTCGATCAAGGGAAGAGCCCGCATTGCGGAGTATCTCCAAGAAGCACGAAACTTGCTCTTCGCTGTAACCGCCAAAGAAGTCCTCGTGAACCTTTTCCTGTAGCTGGGTAATGACCGGCTTGAGTCGCTGCAGCGTCTCTTGGCCTTGCGGCGTCAGGTAAATCCGCAACGCGCGCCGGTCAGCTGGATCTCGCATGCGGCGAATCAGCTGCGCCTTTTCCGTACGATCCAAAAGGCCTGTCATGCTACTGGCATCCAAGTGGACCTCTTCCGCCAGTTCACTTGGCTTTTGTCCGTTTTGGCACTCAAGACAAGAAAGCATAAACAGTTGGGCTGGGGTAACTTCGTACGCTGCCAAACCGTCGGCGTAAATTCGCGAAATCTTTCGCATCGCTACGCCGAGATGAAAGCAGAGCAGGTCGTCTTTTTTCCAATTCATTCGGAGGGTATTTAAAAAGAGGTTGCCTCGCACATCAATTCTAGCGATGGGCGCATGCGGGGCAAAAGCAATTCAATGGGGAGGGATTCAATCGGCGGGAGCCTAAGCGGGGCGAACGGTCACCACGACTCCCTTGAACGCAGGCGTTTTCGATTTGGGATCGGCCGTTCGGGAAACGAGGGTATTGGCTTCCGGGTAATACATCAAGGCGTTTCCTGGTTTGATGTCGGTAAACTCGTGAACGACGAAATTGTCGATCTGACCGATATTCGACTTGATAATCACTTTCTGGCCTGCGGCAACGCCCAGACGCTTGCAGTCATCAGGGTGAAGCACGATGACATCCCGTCGGTCGATGCCGCGATAGATGTCGTATTCTTCATACACCACAGTATTGAATTGCCCCTCACTACGCACCGTCATCAACCGAAGTTCGTTTTTTCCGGTCCCTTTTAGCTCAGGGATCTCATCGTGATGCAAGATCAGTCGCCCGCTGGGCGTAGGAAATTTGGGCGTGTGGAAGGTTCGCCCGTCGATTTGAAATTCTTCTTTGGTTTTGTCGATATGGGCGATCTTTTCAAAGCCAGGCACCACCTTCGCCAGGGCAGCACGAATCTTGTTCGTGTCTTGCATCGATTTCCAATCGATGGGAGTACGATCCTCAAGAACTCCTTCCCCAATCGAAGCAATCACGTCGACTTCACCCCGTGGGCCGTCCAGTCGGCGTGGTCCGCCGTCCGACATGCGGACGTAATTGAACATCGATTCCTGGGTCGACTGGTAAGGCTCTTCATCGCGAGCCAACACCGGCAGGATGATCGTCTCCTTGGCCAGGCCATGCGCGTGTCCGGTGTTCAGCGTCGTGCTCAAGTAGACCATCGTATCGAGGCTTTGGATCGACTCTGCCGCGAAGGCCAGGTCGGGGTTACTGCCGTAGAGATTGCCACCCAGGCAGAAGCCCATTTTCAGCTTGCCCGAGTGGGCATCTTCCATGCAGCCCAGCGTATCAAGGCCCGGCGTAGTGGGAAGCTGAACGCCGTATTCCTTTTCGAGCCCATCGAAGATGGCTTGTTTCAGCGTCGGCGTAACACCGACTGAACCAATCCCTTGCACGTTGGAGTGCCCGCGGATTGGCATCAAGCCGCAACCAGGCTTGCCGACCATGCCACGCACGGCGGCCAGCCCGGCAATGGCCTGAACATTGTTCACGCCGTGGGCATGATGGGTGATGCCCATCGTCCAGCTGAAGATGACACGTTTCGCTTTGATGTAGCGCTGGGCGATGTCCTCGATCTTCAGCTTGCCGACGCCGGACTTCGCTTCGATTTCTTCCCACGGGAGGTTCTTCAAAAACTCGATCCACTCGGCCGTATTCTCGCAGTGGTTGTCGAGGAACTCTTGGTCTTGTCCCCCCAATTCCAGCACGCGCTTGGCGATGCCGTAGAGCAGGGCGAGGTCTCCACCGATGTCGGGTTGAACGTAGAGTGTCGCGATCTTGGTGCCAAACAACAGGCTGATTGGATCGCTCGGCACGCGGAAGTTGACCAAGCCTGTTTCAATGACGGGATTGATGACGATCACCTCGCCACCACGCCGACGAACTTGTTTGAGTGTCGACATGAGCCGCGGGTGATTGCTGGCCGGGTTACCACCGATCAGAAACACAAGGTCGGCGTGCTCCACGTCATCAAGCACGATCGTGGCGGTGCCACTACCGACGGTATTGGCCAGTCCGACACCGCTGGCCTGGTGGCAGTAGTAGCTGCAGTTATTGACGTTATTGGTGCCATATAGACGCGCGAAAAGCTGCAGCAGAAATCCTGCTTCCATGCTGCTGCGGCCACTGAAGTACCAAAAGGTTTCGTCGGCGGCCAGCGACTTCAGTTTGTTCACGACCCTACCCAGGGCATCTTCCCATGAGATAGGGCGATAGTTCTGGGTGCCTTCCTCCCATAGCATCGGCTGCGTAAGGCGGCCCGCATGCTCCATCTGGTAAGGAGTGAACTTCTTGAGTTGAGCGATGCTGTAGGTCTTCCAGAAGTCTTCCGGAATGGCACCCTGCATGTCGGCGGCCATGGCCTGCATCGACTTCTTACAGACTTCCGGGAACGAGCCTTCCTCGTTGACCATGCCTCCCTTTTGGCCGCCCATGCCCAGTGCGCAGGTCTTGCACGCATTCTTACTCCGCATGGCTTTCCAGAACTTCCAGTACCCGCCCGACTCGCGAGCTTTCTGAAAGGTGTACCGGATCGCTTGCCAGCCGCCGCCACTGGTTGGCTTTTTCATATCGGGTCATCCTGAATGAGTAAGAGTTGAAGAGGGCAGTTCTTTCGACGTTCTCCTGAGAACCGTCATTCTAGCAGATCGGGCGAGATGCGAAATGTGGAAGCGCAAATCTCAGGCCCGCATGATTGTCCGAGATGCAAGCGAGCACGCCAAGACGTTGCTCGCTGATATCCCAGACCCCATAGCGGGCCCTCTTCCAATTGTTCAATCAATGGTTATTCGGAAGCGACGTTCACGTAAACCTTGAGCGCCGAGCTGTCCTCGACCAGCAGTCGCATCATTTCAGCGTAGTTGTCCAAGCCGTCGACCGGGTTGGTCAGGATCTTTTCCGTGACGCCAGGGTACATCATTTCGCCCAGGGCCAGGTCCTTGATACCCATCTCGAAGTGGTCGCGGTTGGCGTTCACACTACCCAAGAGCAGCTTGTTACCCAAAACCCATTCCAGGTTAATCTTCGAGGTCGGCAGCTCGTGCTTGTCGCTGTCGCCGGTCACACTGGTGAAGACCAGCACGCCGTTAAGCCCCAGGTACTTCATGCTCTCGAAAGCGATGATGCTGCTACCGGTGGCGTCGACGATGATGTCCGGGCGACCAGTCTTCTTGACCAATTCGTCCAGGTCGGTGTTCTTGGTGCTGACGTAGTTCGCTTCCATTCCCTCGGTGATCTCTTGCTTGAGATGCGGGCCAGGGGAGCGGGCAATCGTGCTGACCTGCAGACTACGAAGGCGTAGGCAAAGCGTGGTGAGCAAGCCAATCTGGCCGGCACCCATCACCCAGGCAACCTTAGGGCTCCAGACCTTCATACGACGCTGCACTTCATAAGCCTGATGCACGGCCTTAGCAGCACAGCTCATGGGCTCCATCAAGACGTGCAGGTGAGTCAAACCTTGCGGGACGCGAATAATGTAGTCTTCTTCGTCGACGAACTTCTCAGTGAGGTAACCGTGCAGCAGGTTGATACCGCGCTCGTAGTAGGTTTCCTCGCTGGTCATGTCGTAGGTGCCGATCTTGTCGTAGATCGAACCACCGGGACGACGAACCGTGGCGGTCACATAGTCACCTGGCTTGAACCGCGTCACGTTCGGGCCGACGGCTTCGACGATGCCGAATGACTCGTGACCGATCACCATGAAGTCGTCCCCTGGAGGCGCGTTTCCGTAAAGGGCTTCGTTGATTTCTTTGTCGGTCGCATCAACCCCAACTTTAAGCACCTTGACCAGCACGCCCTTGCCGTTGGGGAACTTATCGAGGGAGGGTTCAGGAATATCACGAAGATGAACGCTGTTGGGGGTCCCGGGTTTAACCGCAATCGCCTTCATAAGGAGCCGACTCTTCAGGATAGTAGGGTGAGTGTTTGGACGGGTTTACGCATTAAAGCAGCGTAATTTACCATAATGCCCACCTTAGAGGAATCGGGGCGACCGCATGAAGTTCAATTCCGTTAATGAACTTTGTACGTTGGAAAATTGTCCTGCTTGGTGACGGCCGGAATTAAAATATCTTCTACTTCTCGGGGGAATTATGACGGAACCTGCACCGTTTCAGCGTTATTTGGACTTGGCTCCGGAAGAGAACTGCGCGATCGCTTTGCAGATTCAACACGAGCAAGAATTCCCCAAATTCCAGCTCGCTACCGAAGAGCAAGCCAGTATCGTCCATCCCCCGTATCAGTGGACCATCAAAGAAGTCGTGGGACATTTAAGCGATACGGAACGTGTTTTCGCGTATCGCGCCCTTCGCTTTGCACGTGGCGACACGACACCGCTGCCTGGTTTCGATCAGGACGCGTACATGCTGACGGCCAATTTCAACGAGCGGTCGTATGAAGAACTGGTCCAGGAACTGAATTGGGTACGCCAGACAACCGTTGAGTTGTTTCACACGTTGCCATCGGATGCGTTCGAGCGAGAAGGCACCGCCAGCGGCTTTTCCTGGACGGTCCGCAATCTGGGCCGCTGCTGCGTGGGGCATATGAGGCATCACCTGGAGATTGTGCAGCGACGGGTCAGCGCAGCGTAGTATGTCTACTGCCGTTGCTGTGCCTGACGCGGTGAGTAGCGTGCGTCAATCTGCTGCTTTAGGCCTCGGAAGTCAGGATTGTTGGGGTCGATCTCCAGCAAATCGGCAATAGCTTGATCGGCGTCGTCCCATCGCTCGAGGTATTGCGCGATCAAGGTGTACATGTAGGCGTACTGCACGCTGTTGGGTTCCAGTTCTTTCGCCTTCTTGTAGGCCTCGAAGGCCTCGTCATAGAACGGCGCTGCGCTATCTGGGGTTGTATTGCGAGCGGCCAGGTAAAGGGCCGATCCGAACTGATACTGCAGTGGCGCAAAGTTTGGCTGTTGGCTGACGTCACGCTTCAAGTTGTCGAGTTCTTCCAGGCGGAAGCGGGCAATCTCGACGGCTCGCTTGGCGAGGTCAGTCGTCATTGCTTCAGCCGCCGGGCGATTGCCTTGAACGACCAGTTGCCGCATACGCTGCTCTTCCATGTCTTGCCGCTGCTGGAGCAAGCTGATCAGGTTGGAACGCGGTCCGGTGAAGTTCGGTCCGATTCGGATGGCGGTGCGGTAGGCCTTTTCGGCCTTGGCAACGTCGCCCATGCGTTCATACAGCACACCCAGAGAAAGGTGCGCAGACGGCTGATCGCTATCACGTTCTAGCTGGACGATTGCTTCGTTGAGGGCCCTCTGGAAAGCCTCGCTTTTGCCACGCAGGCGAAGGGCTTCGGCATCTTGGTTAGCCAGCGACCAGGCCGCCTCGGTACGTACGGCACGGTCTTCGTCGGAAAGGCGAGT includes:
- the rsmG gene encoding 16S rRNA (guanine(527)-N(7))-methyltransferase RsmG, producing MSEDGSPSATLEDALQKYGAPLPAEIRDQLQRYVDVLWEINKSLNLTRHTDYDKFVARDLIDSLALAGQLKPNEEILDMGSGGGVPGIVIAILRPDVRVTLCDSVGKKAHAMQAIVEQLDLEVPVYHNRAEEILEDLSFDAVVCRAVAPMKKLLTWLDGHWLAAGRLLTIKGGRWLEEVKEARHHGVTKGVEIRNAHEYETPGNDHPSVIVKVWPKGRKEP
- the cysD gene encoding sulfate adenylyltransferase subunit CysD, with amino-acid sequence MSSYQITHLKQLEAESIHIIREVAAEFENPVMLYSVGKDSSVMVQLALKAFYPAKPPFPLMHVDTTWKFKEMIQFREDYARNELGLDLIVHINEEGKKVGIDPFEDSVRHTDLMKTVSLKQALDKYKFDAAFGGARRDEEKSRAKERVFSFRDKNHRWDPKNQRPELWNLYNTKVNKGESIRVFPLSNWTELDVWQYIHLEKIPIVPLYYSAKRPVVWRNDMWIMVDDDRINLQPGEKVEEKMVRFRTLGCYPLTGAVESEADTLPEIIQEMLLTTTSERQGRAIDKDQGASMQKKKEEGYF
- a CDS encoding glucose 1-dehydrogenase, yielding MKAIAVKPGTPNSVHLRDIPEPSLDKFPNGKGVLVKVLKVGVDATDKEINEALYGNAPPGDDFMVIGHESFGIVEAVGPNVTRFKPGDYVTATVRRPGGSIYDKIGTYDMTSEETYYERGINLLHGYLTEKFVDEEDYIIRVPQGLTHLHVLMEPMSCAAKAVHQAYEVQRRMKVWSPKVAWVMGAGQIGLLTTLCLRLRSLQVSTIARSPGPHLKQEITEGMEANYVSTKNTDLDELVKKTGRPDIIVDATGSSIIAFESMKYLGLNGVLVFTSVTGDSDKHELPTSKINLEWVLGNKLLLGSVNANRDHFEMGIKDLALGEMMYPGVTEKILTNPVDGLDNYAEMMRLLVEDSSALKVYVNVASE
- a CDS encoding DinB family protein; translated protein: MSMIERLQHQLESARGFTTRILGDFQKPEDWVAQVCNQSNHALWFIGHMATTDNFFISLLAPEKAETKENYQEMFGLGSTPSPKLEDYPPIEEVRGYMDERRQVLLKILGSLSDDDLATKTPDGTPDFLADYGQVFETAIWHEGLHSGQLTMVRRSLGHQPAMTPPPSTPGV
- the cysN gene encoding sulfate adenylyltransferase subunit CysN produces the protein MSHKSDLIATDINAYLAQHEKKELLRFLTCGSVDDGKSTLLGKLLIESKAAYEDQLAAIEKESATHGTVGGEIDPALLTDGLKEEREQGITIDVAYRYFSTAKRKFIVADTPGHEQYTRNMATGASTADLAIILIDARQGVLTQTKRHSFITSLLGIRHIVVAINKMDLVDYSQEVFEKIKQDYIDFAAKMSADDVHFIPLSALKGDNLVEKSEKMPWYEGATLMHMLENLYIGSDRNLQDFRFPVQLVNRPDLNFRGFCGTVASGTIRPGEEVMVLPSKKTSKVKRIVTMDGDVEEAYPPMSVTLTFEDEIDCSRGDIIVRPGNRPKVDDKFDAMVVWMADEPLVPGKQYFVKHTTKMMTGTVSRVRYNVDVNTLHREDTPALKLNEIGRCSIKLNQPVSYDPYAKNKTTGAFILIDYMSNRTVGAGMIIDRDATDTDELWDVEGDETLQSTKGNVSADERAARFGQKPATLLLTGLTGAGKTTIAYALERRLFDEGKTSVVLDGQNLRRGISKDLGYTAEQRSENLRRGSEIARMLNDSGMLCIAAFLAPNAEVRQRASEVVGSDRFLTVYLSAPIEVCREREDSGMYAKADSGEIANFPGVSYEYEAPENADLVLPTHELSVDECVDKIYEMLQTRGMID
- a CDS encoding metal-dependent transcriptional regulator, which produces MPSLTIENYVKAIYQIALQAPEKAASTGEIAIALEVSPGTVTSMLKTLSETGLASYTKYEGVRLTESGRKLALRVLRRHRLIELFLVHTLDLAWDEVHEEAENMEHAVSDFLVDRIDQFLGYPSSDPHGDPIPTADGKIRTEQGVKLTQWEPGKPFRLVRVMDQSSDFLRYLSEESLQPGCEAKLISSRVEAGIVTIEIEGRTTALGLEAAEKLMVAAVS
- a CDS encoding DinB family protein translates to MTEPAPFQRYLDLAPEENCAIALQIQHEQEFPKFQLATEEQASIVHPPYQWTIKEVVGHLSDTERVFAYRALRFARGDTTPLPGFDQDAYMLTANFNERSYEELVQELNWVRQTTVELFHTLPSDAFEREGTASGFSWTVRNLGRCCVGHMRHHLEIVQRRVSAA
- a CDS encoding FdhF/YdeP family oxidoreductase codes for the protein MKKPTSGGGWQAIRYTFQKARESGGYWKFWKAMRSKNACKTCALGMGGQKGGMVNEEGSFPEVCKKSMQAMAADMQGAIPEDFWKTYSIAQLKKFTPYQMEHAGRLTQPMLWEEGTQNYRPISWEDALGRVVNKLKSLAADETFWYFSGRSSMEAGFLLQLFARLYGTNNVNNCSYYCHQASGVGLANTVGSGTATIVLDDVEHADLVFLIGGNPASNHPRLMSTLKQVRRRGGEVIVINPVIETGLVNFRVPSDPISLLFGTKIATLYVQPDIGGDLALLYGIAKRVLELGGQDQEFLDNHCENTAEWIEFLKNLPWEEIEAKSGVGKLKIEDIAQRYIKAKRVIFSWTMGITHHAHGVNNVQAIAGLAAVRGMVGKPGCGLMPIRGHSNVQGIGSVGVTPTLKQAIFDGLEKEYGVQLPTTPGLDTLGCMEDAHSGKLKMGFCLGGNLYGSNPDLAFAAESIQSLDTMVYLSTTLNTGHAHGLAKETIILPVLARDEEPYQSTQESMFNYVRMSDGGPRRLDGPRGEVDVIASIGEGVLEDRTPIDWKSMQDTNKIRAALAKVVPGFEKIAHIDKTKEEFQIDGRTFHTPKFPTPSGRLILHHDEIPELKGTGKNELRLMTVRSEGQFNTVVYEEYDIYRGIDRRDVIVLHPDDCKRLGVAAGQKVIIKSNIGQIDNFVVHEFTDIKPGNALMYYPEANTLVSRTADPKSKTPAFKGVVVTVRPA
- a CDS encoding MarR family winged helix-turn-helix transcriptional regulator; this encodes MNWKKDDLLCFHLGVAMRKISRIYADGLAAYEVTPAQLFMLSCLECQNGQKPSELAEEVHLDASSMTGLLDRTEKAQLIRRMRDPADRRALRIYLTPQGQETLQRLKPVITQLQEKVHEDFFGGYSEEQVSCFLEILRNAGSSLDRPS